Sequence from the Cucumis sativus cultivar 9930 chromosome 1, Cucumber_9930_V3, whole genome shotgun sequence genome:
TCTGGGATCACTTTCCCCCGCCTCTGCTCTCGCTTAATTGGATAGGGATTTTCAGTTCAAACTCTTCATTTTGTAATTCCAATATTTTCcttgttttgttaatataattatttataatttatttttgtagttaCATCTCATAAATGGCTGGCAAAGCTCAAATTCCAACCAAGAATTCAGCGCTTATTTCTATGATTGCTGATGAGGTACGCCCAATATATATCCCTTATTGCAACAGCTTTTTCTCGGTACCTTAAACTATTAAATTGAATTGCGGTTGAGTAGGAGTTCATACTACGTATTCACCCTTTGATCTTATTATGTGATTTTGCATTTTGgtatttggtttgatttgtATAGATAAAGCATCCACTTTTGTGATCCTATTGTTATGCGATATGTGTTTTAAGTACCCCGTAAACCTGTGTTTGTAAGGTTGTTGTCAAAGCGAATCTGCTTGTCAATTACGTTCTCATAAGTACTTTAATCTTCAAAGGTGATCCCTTTATTGTTAGTTTTTCTCTGAAATTCTCAACTTTTCTCAATAAACAATCATTACACATTTAGTTCCTCCAGTGATTTTAGGTTCATTCTCTTCATTTTGGCATAATTGAGCATCTggataatgataatgataggGTCCAACTCCTTCTGTTGTGTTGTGCATTATGAACTATGCATGGATGTCAGTTCAGTTGTATGTTTAAACTAAGTAACCTTCATAATAGGATACGGTGGTTGGATTTCTTCTTGCTGGAGTTGGTAATGTCGACCTGCgaagaaaaactaattacCTTATAGTGGACTCAAGTAAGTATATCCCTTTGAACCAAATTGCTTGTCACTGTGGATTTCTATTTCACTTGTAATTCTGATATACTATAATCTGTTTCATTAAGCTCACACTACGACTGTGTGTATAAATCCAGCAAAACTCCCCATTGGTGAAAATCATTGTTACTTAATAATTAAGATGGTCTGTTTTgaggttttcataaaaaattgtcCAGTGATACAAATGAAATTCTGAATCAGCTTTCAAAAAtgtttctctatttttaataaGGAAGAATTTCATTAATGACATGAATTTACAAAAGAGGGGCAAAGCCCCCTATCTAAGGAGACATAAAGTCTCTCAatttggaaagaagaaaattttagcTATTAGTGGTGAAAGAGTGGAGAGCGTTTAGACGATGAAACAACCAAAAGAACTATTGCTTAAAAAATTTGTGCAATAAGAGATTCTTATCTTGAAAAATCTGACGGTTCCTTCCTTAGCAAATAGTCCAATAGAAAGCTTCCGGTGACATTCATCTGTAGGAGTGTTTTCTGCATTTTGAATGGGCGCCTCCCAAGTGTAAGAGAGGGTAAGAGTAGAGTAGGGTCATTTGGAAAAGCAGTGCACCATCTGAAAACTTTCAGAAAAATAACCCAAAATAAGCATGTGGCCTCTCATTCAAGCTATGTTGAGTAATCTCCCTACATATTATCTCTCCCTCTTCAAACTACCAAGTAAAGTAAGCTCACTTGATTGTAAAGCACTTTTTGTGGAAGGGGTAAGAAGAAGGGTCTGATCTACACCACCATCGTTGGCTGGGATAAAATTACTACTCCTTTCATCCATGGTGCTTTTAACTGGAATCTAGcttatattatacaaaatcCCCAATGAAAGTTCGGCAAAAAACATATGGTATCCTTGTCTTGATCCACAGAGGGGCACAATAAAAAATCTGCAGTAGTAAATTGATCTTCTTGTAAGGATAgcagtttttttatattaatctttCTAATGAagtgtatttaaaatattttcatagaCTATTGTGCTCATGTCTTGGAGACATGTTTGGTTTGATGTCACATCGTCAATAGATCAATAGTAGCTACTAATGATCCTAATGTTATGATTGAACCATAAAGATTGATATTTGATAGGAATCTGTTCGTTTTATTCAGCTGTTTTGTGCGATTACatcttttttttgtctcaaatgtttgaacttttaatGTTTCAGAGACAACTGTTAAACAAATTGAAGATGCTTTCAAAGAGTTCACTACAAGGGAGGATATTGCAATAGTGATGATTAGTCAATATGTAAGTTGTTTTTTGAAATCCCTTTCTTTCTAATGCAAGTGACATATGacttgttttattattattattcttaatacttatttttttgaGTTTTAGGTTGCAAACATGATCAGGTTTCTGGTAGATAGCTATAACAAGCCAATTCCTGCAATATTGGAGATTCCTTCCAAGGATCATCCATATGATCCTGCTCATGATTCAGTTCTTTCACGAGTAAAGAACCTGTTTTCTACCGAATCGGTGGCATCCGGGAGgtattaaaatgatattgtaACTTTTGTCCCAACTCTTTATGAAGTCATCCACCTTTATTCAAACATGCTGCATTTTGCGTTCCCGCTTTCTGccttgaattttattttgcaatGATTTTATTCATATCAATCACTCGAATAAAACTCGGAAAATAGATGGCGTCAGAGGAGCTCGTGGTGTCCAAGCACCTTAGAAtgccactttttttttttttttttactgtacCTTAATTCCTATATTTACAGCAACTTGAGACATTACATCTACATCTATCTTGTTCTCTTGGTGCATGTATGCCAAAAACCAAATACTGTTGTAATTACTCTTCTATTTGAGGCTACTCTTGGAGATTGAAGAACTACTTGTTCTTATTGCCTTCTTGAATCTTTTGTTAGCTTTCAATCTACGTTATTTAGTGGAAATGCTTGTCAGATTCTGGAATTTGTGTTTACTTTGCTGGAACTCCTTAGCACCCACAAattgaataaacaaaatcatgtATAACTGATTCTTATTCAAtaatctataaattttaaatttaacgtTCAAATTTGTACATAAAGTATTATCTAATTTCCTGgtttcaattcaatttgaaaatcaaaaaataaatttaatctaCATATTAAGTCCATCCAATTTTCACTTCTTTAACAACATTATAAACATGAAACCATTAATCACATGcaatagaagaaaattttaatcataacctcacaaaaaaaaaaaaaaaaacagagaaagaaagaaagaaagaaagagagaaagaaagaaagaaagaaataaagaaaaaagaaaaagaaagaagacaaTCCCTGTATTTGCAATACACCATCTTTATTCAAGATGTTTTTGTACATAATGTATCTACAAAATGAGGAAATATAAGAGAATAGGGAGATACAACGGATTCCTTCACAGAATCATACGAAACGTAGAATAAAACCAAGAAGGAAGATCAGAGATCCAAACACGACGTCCATCTTTGTATTATGGGTTAAGAAACCCACACAAGCTTCACGGGCTACAATAGTGGCCACTATACTTTCAGCTGTAAAACAATGGCAAAAACTTACATCATACATTGGCAATAGTGAACAAATTACATAGATCAGTTTGAACACTGATAACTTCATAACTTCCGCAGCATCTGACTCAACGATTAAATGTTAGTATAGTGTCATGtccattttcatttaagaTGTGTACAGCATAGTGCCAAGTGCATCCTCAAAATCTACTCTTTCCTTGAcctttctttctcaaatttagTCTACAACTACCATAAGACTATCAACGAAGGGATTTGACAATGCTGATGGCAATTCAGGgagtaaagagaaagaaaacaacaatgaGGTTTCACTGTGGGAATTGTGTATTTATAGAGAATGTTTTGGggattgttgtttttaaattttaaattttctttttgggtgGAAGCTTTCGTAGCCTTCATAGAAGAAATCTCCATCCTTCTCAAAGGAGCTggttattgttgttgtttactGTTTTCTAGACTGTTGGTATAAGACTATAAGTTATTATCAATATAGTACAATGAAGTGTTGcctcaattttgttttgttggaaattttttgtttttcagctTAAGAATCCTAACACATTAGTGTTAGAGACTTCACATCCTTGGGAAAACAAGGTCCATATGACTTAGAAACAACTAGAAGAGAGGATGAAGTCTagagaaaaagagattaaGGAGAAGATAATTGCAAgtagaaagaaagaggaataATGTAGTACCTCAGATACCTCAATgttaaagaagaaagggaaatggACGAAGATGAAAGGGAAAATGgacgaagaagaaaatgaaatgtgacggaaaaaacaaatacaaaatattggAAATGTCGATCTTCAATGGAGTGAACCCGAAATTGTGGGTGTATCGAGCAAAACACTTTTTCAACCtaaatcattttcaacataAATGATTTAGCGGACAATGAAAAGATAAAGGTAACAGTGGTGAGCTTCGGGCAAAATGAAGTCAACTAGTTTCGATGGAGCAATAATTGGAAGAAGGTCTAATCATGGGAAGATTTGAAGCAAAGGATGTTCGTCCACTTCCAACCAGTGGGGAAGATAGCTTAGGAGCAAGATTAATCTGAATTCAACAAGATGACTCGTATGAGATTAcctgaaatttttttgaattactCTGCtcatgtaccaaaaaaatGGCAGAAAGTGTCTTAATGGATGCCTTTGTGACAGGGTTGTCGCTGGAATTGAGGGCAGAGGTGATGAGTCGACATCCTAAGAATTTAGAGGAATGTATGAGGGAAACCCAATAGGTGAATGACATAAATATAGCCTTAAAACATGCTATGAGTGAATTATGGTTCCACGACTCAAATAGAAAAGAAGTCGAAACAAAAACTTGATACACTATTTTATCTTAGATCTTGGTTGCTCTAGGGGTAGCATAGCTCCGAGTTTTAAAACTACCATTATGTTCTAAATTCCAGATGCTCTCAAGGTAACATAGCACCGAGTTTTAAAACCTAGTCCCTTCTGTTCTAAATCCCGATTGATCTAGGATAACATAGCATCATGTTTAAAAACTCAATCCCTTTTGTTCTAAATCTCGGGGGAACATTGCACTGAGATTTAAAATCTAAgcctttttgttttaaatccCAGTCGATCTCGAGGTAACATTGCCCCAAGTTGTAATACCTAaactcttttgttttaaatctcGATCGATCTCATGATAACTTTGCCTCGAATTGTAATACCTAATCTTTTCTGTTTTAAATCTCGATTGATCTCAAGGTAACTTTGCCTCTAGTTTTAAAACCTAACTTTGTTTTACTttgaataatgaaaatttgagtatgaatgaagaataataaaatatatgctccgcataagtattttttttcattacaataaGGCTCTATTAACTCAGAGTTGTATTGCTAATTATCTACAAAATATGGGGATGTTATATGAGGTTAGGGTTCGAAAATAGGAGTGGGTTGTCatacacaaaatatttacaacaataataaatctCACAATCACCTGCTATACTTTGCTATGGTACAATGCATTATGGATGTCGTATAGTGGTCACAATGTCTTAGGAAGGTTGGACTTCAGTGTAAAAATGCCTCCACGATTCATGTTGTCGAGTACTTCTTTGCCAGCTTCAAATCTGacataaaatcaataaatgaaTCTCATACCATGATTCGTTCTTCGATCATTTCTAGCACAACCAAAATCCAGAAACATCCCTTGATGTTAATGTAATCAATGCCCATTTATGCCATGTTGTAGTCCAGTTGTTCCTCCATTATGTATTTCAAGACAGTGGCGTCCCAACATCTACCAGACGAGTGACTTCCAGATGAGCTACAAGATCAAAGGTCTTATTAAAGTGATCtactccttttatttttaagcataCCCTTGAGCAACAAGCCTAACCTTATTTTTAATAACCACATCACTTTCATctgttttgttcttaaaaacCCATTAAGCTTCAATGACATTAGCATTGTTAGGCCATGGAATCAATTCTCAAACttgatttctttcaaattaaacaagCTTTTCTTGCATTGCATTCTCCCAAAATTCACCTTTTAGAGCCTTAGAAACATTAATGGATTCAAAAGAAGATGTGTAACAAATGTAGGCAATCATTTTGGCATAAGCAATCTGATCCCTCTTATGGCCTGTAACTCTCACATTTAGACTACCAATTATAATGTTAGAAAGATGATTTTTTGAACGCAAGTGGATGGAGCACAAACATCAGATATAATAGGAACAACTTCATGGTGATTTGTATTTTCAATAACTCCTGAGTCATCACGAATTCTAGTGGCAGTAGGAGTAACAAACTAGCTTTATTTGAGCACTTTGAACATTAGTACTAACGTTAGGATGAAAATCAACATCTTCCCTATTTACTTAAAAGCTAGCTAAAGGGCGATAACCACATCGATAGATTCTGTTACAATATGAATGTGTTTGTTAAACACCCTGAAAGCTCTACTATTTGCTGAGTAGCCTAAGAagatttcttcatttgatttggaATCCTACTTTTTGTGAAAGTCTCGATCTGCATAGATATAATAGACACTTCCAAAGACATGAAAGTATTTCACTTTAGATTTCCTATCTTTCTAGAGCTTATAGTTGGTGTTGGTTGTACCGGGGCATAGGGCAATTATAGTGTGGATGTGACATGTTGTGTTTCAGACTTCTGTTCAGAAATATAATGGAAGTTTCTTAGCATTAAGCATGACTCTAGTCATTTCTCTTGTAACATTCTATTTTTCCATTCCACAACCCCATTCTGCTAAGGTATAATAGGAGCAGATAACTCATGGACAATCCCTTTTGAGCCGCAAAACTCGTTAAACTCTGCGTTTCCAAACTTCTTTATCCACGATCGCTCTAAATGCggataatatatacttttttcttgttcACGTTGGAGCTGTAGACATAGAGCGCGATAGACTTTAAATGTGTATGCCTTCTCCTTGAGAAACCCGACCCGAGTGAAACGTGAGTAATCATCTACACGCAcaaaaatgtatttctttcCTCATAAACTTTCTACCAGCTACATAGGACCATCAAGTCCATATGGAGGAATTCAAGAACTTTGCTGGCCGGTATAACACTGATTGATTTTCTTGTGTGAAGCCTTGATTTGTTTCCTTACTAATTGATATTCTCCAAGAAGGTATCAAACTCAATATGTAAGGTTGGGATACCAAGAATTAGCTTCCTCACTAAGAGCTCTTTTTATGGACATCAGGCTTATGGAGAATAGTTTCTTCCGGTTCCGTTctcatacacacatatatatatccatttCAAAAAGAAGTATTAAATAGTCTTCATCTCAGTTCATTCAGGTGCTTGCTTAATTTTTCTCCACACACTCGGTCGTGGGATCAAATTCTCACCTTCTTAGtaacttgtttttaaaattattttttggaaatgtttcttttatcttttaattttgaatatttatatattacttgaactttttattttaaatgtttcaaaattaaatgtatctaatttcaatttctattaataatttttttttcattttgaaattcatattttgtaattatagtgATTTTATATACTAtcttagttttaaattttggatcttttttaaaaatataacaaaccgacaaaatatttacattgtatacaacaattttgaaaattgaaaaagttcaCAAacccacaatgaaaaatacaaaaaatgctCAGTCAACACACGATTAATTTGTCACTCGCACACGTAATATAGATCTTAgtacacgatcatgtacccaaatctaaatgatcgtgtacccaaatttaaactatcgtgtaccaatatcctaacaatttttttctcaagatATTTTATACCTGGTACatgatcatgtaccaaatctaaatggtTGTGTCCAAATATCTCAACGATTTTCgtagtcaaatttaaatgatcgtgtaccaaatattcCAACGACTTgggttcaagatcgtgtaccaagatcttttataattggtacacgatcttgaaccaaataaacactttaaaaaaataataatataagatttatgattaattgaaaaattgcagaacaagataaaaaagaagatggaaagaaaaagaacaattgCATActaagaagagaagaaagaaagtgaaaaggaAGTGGAAAGGAAGAgcaaacttaaaatattattaaaaaaatggttgacttcatggatttttttatttgttacacacgtcgtaaatatttgaatgttttgttatatttataaaattaacctttaaatttggagttttttatttttagtaaatttgaaattcgttaaaatttttatttttgttttaaaaataaaataactttttaaaatttatgtaacatttgttttttcttaatcaagttttttataaatatttttgtaatatatttttgaaaatttaaatattgccatcatttaaaacaaatagcATAAATTTGTGcaatatatatcaaagatAGAATACAACTTcgttattaattatataaattacttgttttatataacataaacttttgatataataataacttttttgacatatcttctttattctattacattgttacaaaaaaaataaaaaatagaaaaacaaaaacaagaaacaagaaatgattatcaaacaagtttttgttttcataaatagGAAACAtgtataattatcaaatatatttatgtttcttgttctaaaacaaagagaaaacaagaaacatgaaacaaaaaatgagaatattATCAAATAGGCCTAAGTTGGTGTCGAAATTTTACGACCAACTTTAGATAATTATCCTTTTTATTGCTCAACTTAGGTAATTCTTAAACTAACTCATTCAGTCCtcattttattcataaaaCATGGAAATTCAACTCAAGCTTCTCTAGCTATTATTTGTGACCAATGTAGGGTTGTTGTTATGTATGCACTTAATGAAATTGCTAGTCCTTAAGCTCAACACCAAGTTTTAACTCCAATCTTCCCTTGACCTCAATTGCTCACTAACCTTATAATTCCCATTTAGGTAAGCACCACATATCTCATTTTAACCCTCAAACCTATTTCGTTTTctatgaaaaaacaaatcaaagtaGGTTTCAAGGAACacataattcaaatttcttaattcTTTGTTCACACACACTTCCTTTTCTTATTATCAGAAGTAATTCCCCATGTACTCAATCATCTCGTTCACATTAtcctaatttaaattattaaattccTTTTGAGATTTATAActtctaataattaaattccaaTTATAATTCTCCCTTTACTTGGTCGACTCCACAATTTTCCAACCCTTTCTCCCTCAATCTTAATCTTATCTTAATGACAACCAcacttttgtttcttcttgtttccaatatatttattaatgataggTTTTCAATAAACTTGATCTCTCAAGTCTCCAAGGTCAAACTAACCTATTAGCCTTCTAATAGTACCAAGTAAGAAAAAGTGGGGTTtacatttcattattattactgCTACTATATTATTGCTCTTATTATTACCACCACTACTACTATTACTGTTACTTGTGTGCAAGTTAATTTTCTTGCCATCAACCATTTCAACCACCTCTTCAAATAAGTTGAGTTGTAAGAAAGTTAATTGAGAAACTTTACGATTTCTTGAGTTAGTTCGACTTGTGTCACCACTAAAGTAATgattaaaattgtttgatccaaaattagatataaaattctACTTAAAAGCCAATAttatttgaagtaaaaaaaaagtagaaggTTAACAAGATTAGAGGTTTCAAAGGCAAAATAGTTTGGCTAATGATTTCAAACGACTCAAGGCATACGGGTATATCACTAAAGTGCAATAAACACCATGCCCCTTGCTTCTACGAGTCTCTGCCTCCATTAATGCATACACTTTTTATTTCTCCATTTGTCATTAACTTTGAGATTGAAAGTAGTACACATGTTTGGTTCAAAAAGTTGTGAGATACTTTGTGGTTATTAACGAGATCCTCAACATATTACTCAAGACATGATGCCTCTTTTAGGTGGGATTTCACTTTTTGGTGAATAAATCCATATGTCCTCCATAGGGTTTGATGCAATATTAGATAAACACATAAGTTTTATcttcaaatcaattaacaatAAGAATAAGAGTACAAGATTATGTAAGaagataattttctttttctttgaaaattaattctccccatatatattttgtgtccAAAAAAACCCAACttagaatattaattaaaattgtgaTCGGCTaacctaaattttataataaatacacTTTGGTCAACAAGTTAAGAATATTGGAGCGTTCACATCATTCAGATGtgaaaactcattttttatgtCTGAAAGTTTATTAAATGTAGTCTATACATGAAGTTCACATCTCATCTCGTTATTCAATAATTGACTCGAACTTGTTTTtcagagagaaaaaaaacaaatttgggGTTGATAGCTCtgttcttttctccttttttattcaatcCCATGTGGAAaactattaaatatatacatatatatatatatatattctacgAAGGTGcgttttttggaattttgtctCTGCAATCCAAGACTATGATCAATCGAAGATAAATCACACAAGTAGTGGACCAACCTCGAGGGCAAGTGGAAACCTAATcaaattctcaattttataatatataactcCTT
This genomic interval carries:
- the LOC101215239 gene encoding V-type proton ATPase subunit F, with product MAGKAQIPTKNSALISMIADEDTVVGFLLAGVGNVDLRRKTNYLIVDSKTTVKQIEDAFKEFTTREDIAIVMISQYVANMIRFLVDSYNKPIPAILEIPSKDHPYDPAHDSVLSRVKNLFSTESVASGRY